A window of Malania oleifera isolate guangnan ecotype guangnan chromosome 5, ASM2987363v1, whole genome shotgun sequence contains these coding sequences:
- the LOC131155901 gene encoding uncharacterized protein LOC131155901, with translation MVELSLYDLKVMGSRCGNSLLRKCMVRLYAIDPSSSAHSPDPIAQELARVSIILVNDSRSRQQQRVETSKALDGETKATSTLNSNGLDSSSLLLSMERLNGKNFCEWAQSIKLVIDGKGKLGYPTSEKKKPASTDATTLQKWKSKNSMVTAWLVNSMKPSIGKTYLFLSSAKDV, from the exons ATGGTGGAGCTATCGTTGTATGACCTAAAGGTCATGGGCTCGaggtgtggaaacagcctcttgcgaAAATGCATGGTAAGGTTGTATGCTATAGACCCATCATCGTCTGCCCATTCCCCAGACCCCATAGCACAGGAATT agctagggtttctataaTCCTAGTTAACGATAGCAGGAGTCGTCAACAGCAAAGGGTCGAAACCTCTAAAGCTCTCGACGGCGAGACAAAAGCCACCTCCACCTTGAATTCGAATGGGCTAGACAGCTCGTCCCTCCTGCTCTCAATGGAGAGACTGAACGGAAAGAATTTCTGTGAATGGGCTCAGTCAATCAAACTCGTGATTGACGGCAAAGGAAAGTTAGGCTACCCTACCAGCGAGAAAAAGAAGCCCGCCTCAACTGATGCTACAACTCTGCAGAAGTGGAAGTCGAAGAACTCCATGGTGACTGCATGGCTGGTGAACTCCATGAAACCTTCAATCGGCAAGACCTATCTGTTCCTATCGTCGGCGAAGGATGTCTAG